One genomic region from Cyanobium usitatum str. Tous encodes:
- a CDS encoding diflavin flavoprotein — MGAKNLERRVIQLPIEPGLICLKGLSPTRLRFEVEYGLERGTTANSFLFQAVPLLVHPPGASFAEPFLAELAKLVPAEAPLKVVVGDVNPNRVALLRQLATRWPNLLLVSSNAGAKLLEELWNLLKPVAPGSETTPEPIPALPRIDVVKQEASRNLVDGHVLRLIPTPTPRWPGALLAFEETSGLLMSGKFFAAHLCSESFAEANRSSSEEDRRYFYDCLMAPMARQVESVVERLEALDIRTIAPGHGPAISESWRSLLNDYHRWGATQERARLSVALLFASAYGNTAAIADALAQGVARTGVRVESINCEFTPPEQLLAAIRSCDAILIGSPTLGGHAPTPIVSALGTVLAEGDRSKPVGVFGSFGWSGEALDLLESKLRDGGFQFAFEPIKVKFSPDAASLKAIEETGTALGRQLQSEQRKAQRRSASGGLSESRSNPAVQALGRVVGSLCVLTTSKGEGGSRLSSAMVASWVSQASFSPPGFTVAVAKDRAVEALLHVGDRFALNVLAAGRETGPMKQFLQPFAPGADRFAGLELEHSPADQPLLPEALAWLDATVQQRMECGDHWLLYAQVSQGGVLDASATTAVHQRRSGANY; from the coding sequence ATGGGCGCAAAAAACCTGGAGCGTCGGGTGATCCAGCTCCCCATCGAGCCGGGGCTGATCTGCCTCAAGGGGCTCAGCCCCACCCGGCTGCGCTTCGAGGTGGAATACGGCCTGGAGCGCGGCACCACCGCCAACAGCTTCCTCTTCCAGGCGGTGCCCCTGCTGGTCCATCCCCCCGGGGCCTCCTTTGCCGAGCCCTTCCTGGCGGAGCTGGCGAAGCTGGTCCCGGCAGAGGCTCCATTAAAGGTGGTGGTGGGTGATGTGAACCCCAATCGGGTTGCTCTGCTGCGCCAGCTGGCGACCCGCTGGCCCAACCTGCTGCTGGTGAGCTCCAATGCCGGCGCCAAGCTGCTCGAAGAGCTTTGGAACCTGCTGAAACCGGTCGCCCCCGGCAGCGAGACAACCCCAGAGCCGATCCCAGCGCTGCCTCGGATCGATGTGGTGAAGCAGGAGGCCAGCCGCAACCTCGTCGATGGCCACGTGCTACGCCTAATTCCCACCCCCACCCCCCGCTGGCCCGGGGCGCTGCTGGCCTTCGAGGAGACCAGCGGCCTGCTGATGAGCGGCAAATTTTTCGCGGCCCACCTCTGCAGCGAGAGTTTCGCCGAGGCCAACCGCAGCAGTAGTGAGGAAGACCGCCGTTACTTCTACGACTGCCTGATGGCACCGATGGCGCGCCAGGTGGAGTCGGTGGTGGAGCGGCTCGAAGCCCTCGACATCCGCACCATTGCCCCCGGCCACGGCCCAGCGATCAGCGAGAGCTGGCGCAGCCTGCTCAACGACTACCACCGCTGGGGCGCAACCCAGGAGCGGGCGCGCCTATCGGTGGCGCTGCTGTTTGCCAGCGCCTACGGCAACACGGCCGCCATCGCCGATGCCCTCGCCCAGGGGGTCGCCCGCACCGGCGTGCGGGTGGAGAGCATCAACTGCGAATTCACGCCACCTGAGCAGCTGCTGGCGGCGATCCGTAGCTGCGATGCGATCTTGATCGGCTCCCCCACCCTCGGCGGCCATGCCCCCACGCCGATCGTTTCGGCCCTTGGCACGGTGCTAGCTGAGGGCGACCGCAGCAAGCCGGTGGGGGTGTTTGGCAGCTTTGGCTGGAGCGGTGAAGCCCTGGATCTGCTGGAGAGCAAGCTGCGCGATGGCGGCTTCCAGTTCGCCTTTGAACCGATCAAGGTGAAGTTCAGCCCCGATGCGGCCAGCCTCAAAGCCATCGAGGAAACCGGCACCGCCCTGGGCCGCCAGCTGCAGAGCGAACAGCGCAAGGCGCAGCGCAGATCCGCCAGTGGCGGACTCAGCGAGAGCCGCAGCAATCCAGCAGTGCAGGCCCTGGGCCGGGTGGTGGGCTCCCTGTGCGTGCTCACCACCAGCAAAGGGGAGGGCGGCAGCCGCCTCAGCAGCGCCATGGTGGCCAGCTGGGTGAGCCAGGCCAGCTTCTCGCCGCCTGGCTTCACCGTGGCCGTAGCCAAAGACCGGGCCGTGGAGGCCCTGCTGCACGTCGGCGATCGCTTTGCCCTCAACGTGCTGGCCGCGGGGCGTGAAACCGGTCCAATGAAGCAGTTTTTGCAGCCGTTTGCCCCAGGCGCTGACCGCTTCGCCGGCCTGGAGCTGGAGCACAGCCCCGCCGACCAACCCCTGCTACCGGAGGCCCTGGCCTGGCTGGACGCCACGGTGCAGCAGCGCATGGAATGCGGCGACCACTGGCTGCTGTATGCCCAGGTGAGCCAGGGCGGCGTGCTCGACGCCAGCGCCACCACGGCCGTGCACCAGCGCCGCAGCGGCGCCAACTACTGA
- a CDS encoding MEKHLA domain-containing protein, producing the protein MTAELHSPPPWLTPAAQSLALCLLSNYQRAFGTPLIAGLAADASPLLVTQELFAAELVLLAHDGADPSSDPGPRLIYANRAALRLWQRPWAELVGMPSRLTAEPAERASRHQALLAAQAKEAIAGYSGIRIDSRGRRFAIEAARLWTLRDSSGQPCGQAARFSSWWLL; encoded by the coding sequence ATGACAGCTGAGCTCCACAGCCCGCCCCCCTGGCTGACGCCGGCGGCCCAAAGCCTGGCCCTGTGCCTGCTCAGCAATTACCAGCGCGCCTTCGGCACCCCCCTGATCGCCGGCCTAGCCGCCGACGCGTCGCCCCTGCTGGTGACCCAGGAGCTGTTTGCCGCCGAGCTGGTGCTGCTGGCCCATGACGGCGCCGATCCCAGCAGCGATCCAGGGCCCCGGCTGATCTATGCCAACCGGGCGGCCCTGCGCCTGTGGCAGCGCCCCTGGGCCGAGCTGGTGGGCATGCCGTCGCGGCTCACCGCCGAGCCGGCCGAGCGGGCCAGCCGCCACCAGGCGTTGCTGGCAGCCCAAGCCAAAGAAGCGATCGCGGGTTATAGCGGCATCCGCATCGACAGCCGCGGCCGCCGCTTCGCCATCGAAGCCGCCCGCCTCTGGACCCTGCGCGATAGCTCAGGCCAACCCTGCGGCCAAGCCGCCCGCTTCAGCAGCTGGTGGCTGTTGTGA
- a CDS encoding branched-chain amino acid ABC transporter substrate-binding protein — protein MFTCPIDGESLTFRKQAGLSIEEPFFFGDSFLHTGDASRSNGGFPERQAWSRPDPLLIGLEAPLSGEQRANGRDMWRGAKLAAEQINLEGGILGRRVKLLRADDQADPERALPVARSLRRRGADAVIGPYNSAVGVINLPWYVDQKILPVHLTSTNQTDGLGVTVQPKNDQIAPVDIAYITSREVKRVSMLVDPSDFTSDLADQVEKGLKADGVEVKRFSITPGSADYQAEIAQALDSNPQLVYSSSYYPEGSKIARALVASGTAAEPFMCLSNVDAAFVTEAGLKVARRCTFSGTPESAQLPDAQNYVNAYRGRFDREPNVWGAFTYDSLKLLDTTMEEVGSTRYKTVLDQLRQTTGYEGQTGRISIDAITGNRVKVPVFALRVNGQGDFVVKDDA, from the coding sequence TTGTTTACTTGCCCCATCGATGGAGAGTCCTTAACCTTTCGGAAGCAGGCTGGACTTTCCATCGAAGAACCATTTTTCTTTGGCGATAGTTTTCTCCATACAGGGGACGCAAGTCGTTCCAATGGCGGCTTCCCCGAACGGCAAGCTTGGTCGCGTCCTGATCCCCTGCTGATCGGACTGGAAGCGCCCCTGAGTGGGGAACAACGTGCCAATGGTCGCGACATGTGGCGTGGCGCCAAGCTCGCCGCAGAGCAGATCAACCTTGAGGGCGGCATCCTCGGCCGGCGCGTCAAGCTGCTGCGTGCTGACGACCAAGCCGATCCTGAGCGTGCCCTACCTGTGGCGCGCAGCCTGCGGCGACGTGGCGCCGATGCCGTGATCGGTCCCTACAACTCAGCTGTGGGCGTGATCAACCTGCCCTGGTATGTAGATCAAAAGATCCTGCCGGTACATCTCACCTCCACTAACCAGACAGATGGCCTGGGGGTGACTGTGCAGCCTAAGAATGATCAGATTGCACCTGTTGATATTGCCTACATCACCTCCCGCGAGGTGAAGCGTGTGTCGATGCTGGTGGATCCCTCTGACTTCACCAGCGACCTAGCCGATCAGGTGGAGAAGGGGCTCAAGGCCGATGGGGTCGAGGTGAAGCGCTTCAGCATCACGCCCGGTAGTGCTGATTACCAGGCTGAGATCGCCCAGGCCCTCGACAGCAATCCCCAGCTGGTTTATTCGAGCAGCTACTACCCGGAGGGCAGCAAGATCGCCCGCGCGCTGGTGGCCAGCGGCACTGCTGCTGAGCCCTTCATGTGCCTCAGCAATGTGGATGCGGCCTTTGTGACTGAAGCGGGCCTGAAGGTGGCTCGCCGCTGCACCTTCAGCGGTACGCCTGAGTCGGCCCAGCTCCCCGACGCCCAGAACTATGTGAACGCGTACAGGGGACGTTTCGACCGCGAACCCAACGTTTGGGGTGCCTTCACTTACGACTCACTCAAGCTTCTGGATACCACGATGGAGGAGGTCGGCAGCACCCGCTACAAGACGGTTCTGGACCAGTTGCGGCAGACCACGGGATACGAGGGGCAGACCGGACGAATCAGCATCGATGCGATTACGGGCAACCGCGTGAAGGTGCCGGTGTTCGCCTTGAGGGTCAACGGGCAGGGTGACTTCGTCGTTAAGGACGATGCCTGA
- a CDS encoding diflavin flavoprotein, with protein MVATPATATSPAASAAPRLSLQSATIGPDTTTIRSLDWDRSRFDIEFGLRNGTTYNSFLVRGERTALIDTSHLKFEGSWLALLQELIDPKAIDHLIVSHTEPDHSGLIGHLLDLNPEIEIVGSKVAIQFLENQVHRPFKSRAVKSGEELDLGTNPTSGVAHRFEFLSAPNLHWPDTIFSFDHGTGILYTCDAFGLHYCSKELFDTDPGAIAPDFRFYYDCLMGPNARSVLQALKRMDGLPEISTVAVGHGPLLRHHLGLWLDDYRTWSSDRSTGENYAAVCYLSQYGFCDRLSQAIARGIGKAGAAVQLVDLRATDPQELSALIGEASAVVVPTWPARLDAELQASIGTLLAALKPKQWVGSYDAFGGDDEPIDTVASQLRSLGQKTAFEPLRVRQVPGGNDYQRCEEAGTDLGQLLTKEKTIAAMKSLDADLDKALGRLSGGLYVVTARQETPEGTRSSAMVASWVSQASFEPPGLTVAVAKDRAIEALLQVDDRFVLNILREDNHQELLRHFLKRFPPGADRFAGVSTLEGAATGGPVLGDALAYLGCRVVQRLEGPDHWIIYAEVEQGNVADTEASTAVHHRKVGNHY; from the coding sequence ATGGTCGCCACCCCAGCAACCGCCACTTCCCCAGCCGCGAGTGCCGCCCCACGCCTCTCGCTCCAATCCGCAACGATCGGACCGGACACCACCACGATCCGCTCGCTCGACTGGGACCGCAGCCGCTTCGATATTGAGTTTGGCCTGCGCAACGGCACCACCTACAACAGCTTCTTGGTGCGGGGCGAGCGCACAGCCCTGATCGACACCAGCCACCTCAAGTTTGAAGGCAGCTGGCTGGCGCTGCTGCAGGAGCTGATCGACCCCAAAGCAATCGATCACCTGATCGTTTCCCACACCGAGCCCGACCACTCGGGCCTGATCGGCCACCTGCTCGACCTCAACCCCGAGATCGAGATCGTGGGCTCCAAGGTGGCGATCCAGTTTCTTGAGAATCAAGTGCACCGGCCCTTCAAAAGCCGGGCGGTGAAAAGCGGCGAAGAGCTTGATCTGGGCACCAACCCCACCAGTGGCGTGGCCCACCGCTTCGAGTTCCTCAGCGCTCCAAACCTGCACTGGCCCGACACGATCTTTTCCTTCGACCACGGCACCGGCATCCTCTACACCTGCGATGCCTTCGGCCTGCACTACTGCTCCAAGGAGCTGTTCGACACCGATCCCGGCGCCATAGCCCCCGATTTTCGCTTCTATTACGACTGCCTGATGGGCCCCAACGCCCGCAGCGTGCTGCAGGCGTTGAAGCGCATGGATGGGCTGCCCGAGATCAGCACAGTGGCTGTGGGCCATGGGCCCCTGCTGCGCCACCATCTCGGCCTGTGGCTGGATGACTACCGAACCTGGAGCAGTGATCGCAGCACGGGCGAAAACTATGCAGCCGTTTGCTATCTGAGCCAATACGGCTTCTGTGACCGGCTCAGCCAGGCGATTGCCCGCGGCATCGGCAAGGCCGGCGCCGCTGTGCAGCTGGTGGATCTGCGCGCCACCGACCCCCAGGAGCTCAGTGCCCTGATCGGTGAAGCCAGCGCCGTGGTGGTACCCACCTGGCCAGCCCGGCTCGATGCCGAACTGCAAGCTTCGATCGGCACATTGTTAGCGGCCCTCAAGCCGAAGCAGTGGGTGGGCAGCTACGACGCCTTCGGCGGCGACGACGAGCCGATCGACACCGTGGCCAGCCAGCTGCGCAGCCTCGGCCAGAAGACCGCCTTTGAACCGCTGCGGGTGCGCCAGGTGCCTGGCGGCAACGACTATCAGCGCTGCGAGGAAGCCGGCACCGACCTGGGCCAGCTGCTCACCAAGGAGAAGACAATCGCCGCGATGAAGTCTCTCGATGCCGATCTCGACAAGGCTCTGGGTCGCCTATCCGGGGGGTTGTATGTGGTGACGGCGCGGCAGGAGACACCGGAGGGCACGCGCAGCTCAGCGATGGTGGCCAGCTGGGTGAGCCAGGCAAGTTTCGAGCCCCCCGGCCTCACGGTGGCGGTAGCCAAAGACCGGGCCATCGAGGCGCTGCTGCAGGTAGACGATCGCTTCGTGCTCAACATCCTGCGGGAGGACAACCACCAGGAGCTGCTGCGCCATTTCCTCAAGCGATTCCCGCCCGGCGCCGACCGCTTCGCCGGAGTAAGCACCCTCGAGGGCGCCGCCACGGGCGGCCCGGTGCTCGGTGATGCCCTGGCCTACCTGGGCTGCCGCGTGGTGCAACGCCTCGAAGGCCCCGACCACTGGATCATCTACGCCGAGGTAGAGCAGGGCAACGTGGCCGACACCGAAGCCAGCACCGCCGTGCACCACCGCAAAGTCGGCAACCACTACTGA
- a CDS encoding Hsp20/alpha crystallin family protein → MLTLHQHPFELLEQQLRAAERPAAERVPAAEVHETDDAYVIALELPGVDKTSIDVKATDRSLVINAERRQPSPDGSHPIAKQASLINEFRYGTWSRSFRFPGGINRESLQAHYRDGLLTVTAPKAQNLTTVQVQVEG, encoded by the coding sequence ATGCTCACCCTGCACCAACACCCCTTCGAGTTACTCGAGCAACAACTGCGCGCTGCCGAGCGTCCCGCCGCCGAGCGCGTGCCGGCCGCCGAGGTGCACGAAACCGACGACGCCTATGTAATCGCCCTGGAGCTTCCCGGTGTCGATAAGACCTCGATCGACGTCAAGGCCACCGACCGCAGCCTGGTGATCAACGCCGAGCGCCGCCAGCCAAGCCCCGATGGCTCTCACCCGATCGCCAAACAGGCCTCCTTGATCAACGAATTCCGCTACGGCACCTGGAGCCGCAGCTTCCGCTTCCCCGGCGGCATCAACCGCGAAAGCCTGCAAGCCCACTACCGCGATGGCCTGCTCACCGTGACGGCACCCAAGGCCCAGAACCTCACAACCGTGCAGGTGCAGGTGGAGGGCTGA
- a CDS encoding IS256 family transposase: MPKPHRAAVDLAPLLDGSKAGELIPELARHGLQQLIEVEVAAFLGADRHERSEERLGYRNGYRPRSLTTQVGDIDLLIPKLRQGGFLPSILEPRRRVDQALYAVIMEAYISGVSTRKVDALVAALGSQSGISKSQVSRICQDIDEQVQAFLNRPLQESGYAYVYLDATYLHGRLGKALQVCSRAVVVAMGVNTDGRRELLGLKVGDSESEGFWSEFLGSLKERGLTGVKLVVSDAHAGLTKAIRRQLQGCVWQRCRVHFARNLLQCVPKAHQGMVTAALRSVFAQENATEILSRWDDLAASLAERFPKAAELMNQAREDVLAFRHFPAPHWRKIWSTNLLERVNEEIKRRTRVVGIFPNDAAITRLVGAVLLEQHEHWQLEGRRMFSAESMAAIPELEDLPTLLSVPA, translated from the coding sequence ATGCCCAAGCCCCATCGTGCCGCAGTTGACCTGGCGCCGCTACTGGATGGCAGCAAAGCCGGGGAGTTGATCCCCGAGCTGGCGCGCCACGGCCTGCAGCAACTGATCGAGGTGGAAGTCGCTGCCTTTCTGGGTGCCGACCGCCATGAGCGCAGCGAGGAACGGCTCGGCTACCGCAACGGCTACCGGCCCCGCAGCCTGACCACCCAGGTGGGTGACATCGACCTGCTGATCCCCAAACTCCGCCAAGGGGGCTTCCTGCCCTCGATCCTGGAGCCCCGTCGCCGGGTGGACCAGGCCCTCTACGCCGTGATCATGGAGGCCTACATCAGCGGGGTCTCGACCCGAAAGGTCGATGCTCTGGTGGCCGCCCTGGGCTCCCAGAGCGGCATCTCCAAGTCTCAGGTGAGCCGCATCTGCCAGGACATCGACGAGCAGGTGCAGGCCTTCCTGAACCGGCCCCTGCAGGAGTCCGGCTACGCCTACGTCTATCTCGACGCGACGTACCTGCATGGGCGGCTGGGCAAGGCCCTGCAGGTCTGCTCGCGGGCCGTGGTCGTCGCCATGGGCGTCAATACCGACGGACGCCGGGAGCTGCTGGGCCTCAAGGTGGGCGACAGCGAAAGCGAGGGCTTCTGGAGCGAGTTCCTCGGCTCGCTCAAGGAACGCGGCCTGACTGGCGTGAAGCTGGTGGTGAGCGATGCCCACGCGGGACTCACCAAGGCGATCCGCAGGCAGTTGCAGGGCTGTGTGTGGCAACGCTGCCGTGTCCATTTCGCCCGCAACCTGCTGCAGTGCGTTCCAAAGGCCCATCAGGGCATGGTCACCGCCGCGTTGCGCAGCGTGTTCGCCCAGGAGAACGCAACCGAGATCCTCAGCCGCTGGGATGACCTGGCCGCCTCGCTCGCTGAGCGTTTCCCCAAGGCCGCTGAGCTGATGAACCAGGCCCGGGAGGACGTGCTGGCGTTCCGCCACTTCCCTGCGCCCCACTGGCGCAAGATCTGGAGCACCAACCTGCTCGAGCGGGTCAATGAGGAGATCAAGCGCCGCACCAGGGTGGTCGGCATCTTCCCCAACGACGCCGCGATCACCCGTCTGGTAGGAGCGGTGCTGCTGGAGCAGCACGAGCACTGGCAGCTGGAGGGCCGCCGCATGTTCTCGGCCGAGAGCATGGCCGCCATCCCGGAACTGGAGGATCTGCCCACACTGCTCAGCGTCCCCGCCTGA
- a CDS encoding sensor histidine kinase gives MSIKRRLGLSLTALLSVVYAVTLFDAEFVVRRDRFQRHERLGMGIAEAIQVELADHGTTALLKTSSSLADAHVKALLSDFSGTRVLVWLSTPGGQLLLPSPTTSVLTQPAAYRTFFQDPKLLPLAGMHAKTMQKPRVFTHAGGTYFTCSIPLKGNAGVLRILEDVSVSPASQRLNWLILLGVWLVLVVITAAVARILLYFVLVPIRRLEKALDTVSLSPTGSVDGLRIPAAELPEELQGIAYAYMRLSKRLEEAWSRQSLFIKAISHELLTPVTLITVSSRRLLRKSSGLNASDHELLATVYDESSRISHLVRNLLDLARGDAGSLVIENTPFDAVQVIRELVDDAALLEWGHRVNFQSDPILKLPGELMAIGDPERVRQCVLNLMENAVKYSDASTPVIVSLQATQHEILISVKDYGPGIPKQDWDNIFLAFYRSTSNLSGKSGKPVASGSGIGLAIVQMMVEQMGGSVSVVESDTTGASIQIRLKRQLSAVKQFSSAS, from the coding sequence GTGTCGATCAAGCGCCGTTTGGGCTTGTCGCTCACCGCTCTGTTATCGGTCGTATATGCGGTCACTTTGTTTGATGCAGAATTCGTAGTTCGCCGCGATCGATTCCAGCGCCATGAGCGGCTGGGCATGGGCATTGCAGAAGCGATTCAGGTCGAACTCGCTGATCACGGCACCACTGCACTGTTAAAAACCAGCAGCTCTTTGGCAGATGCTCATGTCAAGGCTTTGTTGAGTGACTTCTCTGGTACACGAGTGCTGGTCTGGTTAAGCACGCCGGGAGGCCAACTGCTGTTGCCTTCGCCAACTACATCGGTTCTAACCCAGCCTGCTGCTTATCGTACTTTTTTCCAAGATCCAAAGCTATTGCCGCTGGCAGGTATGCATGCCAAAACTATGCAGAAGCCTCGCGTCTTTACTCACGCTGGGGGAACTTATTTTACTTGTTCGATCCCTTTAAAGGGTAATGCAGGTGTGCTTCGCATTCTGGAAGACGTGAGCGTTAGCCCGGCAAGCCAGAGGCTGAATTGGCTCATCCTTTTGGGTGTTTGGCTTGTCTTGGTTGTTATAACAGCGGCCGTGGCGAGGATTTTGCTTTATTTTGTGTTGGTGCCGATTCGGCGTTTAGAGAAAGCTTTGGATACCGTCAGTCTGTCTCCAACGGGATCAGTTGATGGCCTGAGGATACCTGCAGCTGAACTTCCGGAGGAATTGCAAGGAATTGCCTATGCTTATATGCGCTTGTCGAAGCGCTTAGAAGAAGCATGGTCTCGGCAGAGCTTGTTTATTAAAGCCATTAGCCATGAATTGTTAACCCCGGTCACATTGATTACCGTGTCATCTCGGCGATTGCTTCGTAAATCGTCAGGATTAAATGCTAGCGATCATGAATTGTTGGCAACTGTTTATGATGAGTCCTCGAGGATTTCACATTTAGTCCGCAACCTTCTTGATCTTGCTCGTGGAGATGCTGGAAGTCTGGTTATTGAGAATACCCCCTTTGACGCTGTTCAGGTAATTAGAGAACTTGTTGATGACGCAGCTCTTTTGGAGTGGGGACATCGTGTGAACTTCCAATCCGATCCAATACTAAAGCTGCCTGGCGAACTCATGGCAATTGGCGACCCGGAGCGTGTTCGCCAATGTGTACTGAACCTGATGGAGAATGCTGTGAAGTATTCGGATGCTTCGACGCCAGTAATTGTGTCCCTTCAAGCTACTCAGCATGAAATTCTGATTTCGGTGAAGGATTATGGGCCGGGCATCCCTAAGCAAGATTGGGATAATATTTTCCTAGCGTTCTATCGATCGACAAGCAATCTTTCTGGCAAATCCGGCAAGCCTGTGGCCTCCGGATCAGGGATTGGCCTGGCTATTGTCCAAATGATGGTAGAGCAGATGGGTGGTTCCGTGTCTGTTGTAGAATCAGATACAACTGGTGCAAGTATTCAGATACGACTTAAAAGGCAGCTCTCGGCGGTAAAGCAGTTTTCTTCTGCGTCATAA
- a CDS encoding IS5 family transposase: MGGKQLGFSDYELTTAKKQTKREKFLSEMEVVVPWQALLDLIEPHYPKTSKKGGRPPYPLATMLRIHLLQQWYSLSDPAMEESLIEVPTMRRFAGIELISDRIPDETTILAFRHLLEKHELGEQIFEIVKAHLSSRGMTMRQGTIVDATLIAAPSSTKNKEGKRDPEMHQTKKGNQWYFGMKVHIGVDKDSGLIHSVVTTAANVHDLTPAAELLHGDEELVYGDAGYQGIAKRPEMAGTAAEFRVAMRPGKRRVLPDTPDGRMQDLIETAKAHVRAKVEHPFRVIKHQFGFQKTRLRGLAKNHCKINVLAALTNLFLARRQLLATG, translated from the coding sequence ATGGGTGGCAAGCAGCTCGGCTTCTCTGATTACGAGCTCACCACCGCCAAGAAGCAGACCAAACGGGAGAAGTTCCTTTCTGAGATGGAGGTGGTGGTGCCTTGGCAGGCCCTTCTCGATCTGATTGAGCCCCACTACCCCAAGACCAGCAAGAAGGGCGGCAGGCCTCCCTATCCGCTGGCCACCATGCTGCGCATCCACCTGTTGCAGCAGTGGTATTCGCTCAGTGACCCGGCCATGGAGGAGTCCCTGATCGAGGTGCCCACCATGCGCCGCTTTGCCGGCATCGAGCTGATCAGTGATCGGATCCCGGATGAGACCACGATCCTGGCCTTCCGCCACCTGCTGGAGAAGCACGAGCTGGGCGAGCAGATCTTTGAGATCGTCAAAGCCCACCTCAGCTCACGGGGGATGACGATGCGCCAGGGCACCATCGTTGATGCCACCTTGATCGCGGCACCCAGCTCCACCAAGAACAAAGAGGGGAAGCGCGATCCGGAGATGCACCAGACCAAGAAGGGCAACCAGTGGTATTTCGGGATGAAAGTCCATATCGGCGTCGACAAGGACTCTGGTCTGATCCACTCGGTTGTGACCACGGCCGCCAACGTGCATGACCTCACCCCGGCGGCTGAGCTGCTGCATGGCGATGAAGAGCTGGTGTACGGCGATGCCGGCTACCAAGGCATTGCCAAGAGACCCGAGATGGCAGGCACGGCAGCGGAGTTTCGGGTGGCGATGCGACCGGGCAAACGCCGAGTCCTCCCTGATACCCCCGATGGCAGGATGCAAGATCTGATCGAAACGGCCAAGGCGCATGTCCGCGCCAAGGTCGAGCATCCGTTCCGCGTGATCAAACACCAATTCGGTTTCCAGAAAACCCGGCTGCGTGGCCTGGCCAAGAACCACTGCAAAATCAATGTGCTGGCAGCGCTGACGAATCTGTTCCTGGCCAGGCGACAGTTACTCGCTACAGGCTGA
- a CDS encoding rubrerythrin family protein, with amino-acid sequence MDIAKPNTKANLEAAFGGESMANRKYLFFAEVAKQVGNPELAKLFRDTAAQETEHAFAHFRLLHPELVIDDPANLSDTQKQALLSRCLELAIEGETYEYTTMYPEFADQARTDRDGEAAAEFQEQTEESQQHAGIFRTAAKNFGLLTPIEQHHAERYGIALEALQGKGVAGEADQPVAGKWICKLCSMIYDPTAGDPDSGIAPGTPFEAIPDDWRCPICGARKTSFVPYREPQLLGV; translated from the coding sequence ATGGATATCGCCAAGCCCAACACCAAAGCCAATCTTGAAGCCGCTTTTGGCGGCGAGAGCATGGCCAATCGCAAATACCTATTTTTCGCGGAGGTGGCCAAGCAGGTCGGCAACCCCGAGCTGGCCAAGCTGTTTCGCGACACCGCCGCCCAGGAAACCGAGCACGCCTTCGCCCACTTCCGGCTGCTCCATCCCGAACTCGTCATCGACGATCCCGCCAACCTCTCCGACACGCAGAAGCAGGCCCTGCTCAGCCGCTGCCTGGAGCTGGCGATCGAAGGCGAAACCTACGAATACACCACCATGTATCCCGAGTTTGCCGACCAAGCCCGCACCGATCGCGATGGCGAAGCCGCTGCTGAATTTCAGGAGCAGACCGAAGAATCACAGCAGCACGCCGGCATCTTTCGCACCGCCGCCAAAAACTTCGGCTTGCTCACCCCCATTGAGCAGCACCACGCCGAGCGCTATGGCATCGCCCTCGAAGCCCTGCAGGGCAAGGGAGTGGCCGGAGAGGCCGATCAGCCCGTGGCGGGCAAGTGGATCTGCAAACTGTGCTCGATGATTTACGACCCCACCGCCGGCGACCCCGATTCCGGCATCGCTCCGGGCACCCCGTTTGAAGCGATCCCCGACGACTGGCGCTGCCCGATCTGCGGCGCCCGCAAGACCAGCTTCGTGCCCTACCGGGAGCCCCAACTTCTGGGTGTTTAA